A section of the Candidatus Cloacimonadota bacterium genome encodes:
- a CDS encoding STAS domain-containing protein: protein MDLTLDFADSKALMKIEGAVSSENVFFLQDKLNEVLKSNVNRLEIDLSACRSMCSSAIGKILYFFKDFQERNGVLEIVKCSPSIYELFTTIKLNQLFNISL from the coding sequence ATGGATTTAACCTTAGATTTTGCCGATAGTAAAGCATTAATGAAGATTGAGGGAGCTGTTTCCAGTGAGAATGTATTTTTTCTGCAAGATAAACTCAATGAGGTCTTAAAATCAAATGTAAACCGCTTGGAAATTGATTTAAGTGCTTGCAGGAGTATGTGTAGTTCTGCAATAGGCAAGATCCTCTATTTTTTCAAAGATTTCCAGGAACGTAATGGGGTATTAGAGATAGTTAAATGTTCACCCAGTATTTATGAACTTTTTACTACGATCAAACTTAACCAGCTCTTTAACATAAGCTTATGA